The following coding sequences are from one Rhipicephalus microplus isolate Deutch F79 chromosome 3, USDA_Rmic, whole genome shotgun sequence window:
- the LOC142803040 gene encoding uncharacterized protein LOC142803040, with the protein MLDIQRRKEAIGRKHVAIRSAFLLSVAIVTALGNIVNVARLPSRKMLAIQPTSSPDETLLSTGSMGTLQWMLVTLPGCLAAFLICCCYFYAWNLLPYEPNDPEENIVVQMAARTRLKLLNAPIPGKFRKQRWRQKHYVSCAVSTYLVLFVVSLLSDFLTVQLSFLALLNLAAASLYQLMSRAPRSLAPDGRLVAPPWDVVLIAGGAQAVSRFTAESDVLGGLVRGVSEHFCQQRSALNNQTLFCLLICLLAEVSTVDVIAEALLPLAPIVLIVGVMVKVVLIASVLLFTSTTAPLLPALANAVDAHTHASETTTAIPAVNQSLLSR; encoded by the exons ATGTTGGACATTCAGCGTCGTAAAGAAGCGATAGGCAG GAAGCACGTGGCGATTCGAAGCGCTTTTCTCCTGTCCGTCGCCATAGTGACCGCTTTAGGCAACATCGTCAACGTCGCTCGCCTTCCTTCGCGGAAGATGTTGGCCATACAGCCGACCAG CAGCCCGGACGAGACGTTGCTGTCGACAGGTTCAATGGGCACGCTGCAATGGATGCTCGTCACCCTTCCCGGGTGCTTGGCAGCATTCCTCATATGCTGCTGCTACTTTTACGCCTGGAACTTGTTGCCATA CGAGCCCAATGACCCGGAGGAGAACATCGTCGTACAAATGGCGGCCAGGACGAGGCTAAAACTCCTGAATGCGCCTAT ACCTGGCAAATTCAGGAAGCAGCGATG gagaCAGAAGCATTACGTCAGCTGCGCCGTTTCGACGTACCTTGTGCTCTTCGTCGTGTCTCTGCTATCCGACTTTCTCACCGT CCAGCTCAGTTTCCTGGCCCTGCTGAATCTTGCGGCAGCGTCGCTGTATCAGCTGATGTCTCGGGCGCCCAGAAGTCTGGCGCCAGACGGGAGGCTGGTGGCACCGCCTTGGGACGTAGTGCTTATCGCCGGAGGTGCGCAGGCCGTTTCCCGCTTCACCGCG GAGTCCGACGTCCTCGGCGGCCTGGTGCGGGGCGTGAGCGAGCACTTCTGCCAGCAGCGGTCTGCCCTGAACAATCAAACTCTGTTTTGCTTGCTCATCTGCCTGCTCGCCGAAGTCAGCACGGTGGACGTGATCGCCGAAGCCCTACTCCCGCTGGCTCCCATCGTC CTAATCGTGGGCGTGATGGTCAAGGTGGTGCTGATAGCCAGCGTCCTGCTGTTCACGAGCACCACAGCTCCGCTGCTGCCCGCGTTGGCCAACGCGGTTGATGCCCACACACATGCGTCGGAGACGACCACCGCTATTCCGGCCGTCAACCAATCGCTTCTTTCCCGTTGA